AATATCTTGGAGATAACCTAGTCTAAACCCCCAATCATCTAAATTCTACCCATTATTCCAAGGTACAACTCAAATACTACCCCGTTTTATAAAACTTTCCTTAATTTTCTCAGTTAAATGTCTTATATTCTGCCTCTGAAGTTCCCTTAATGTCATAGGagtcattattattatcttatCTCACTGACTAGATTACAAGCTTGGTTAACATTTTTCATCCTTGTGAGCACACGGCTCTTTTACCTTGCTCCTAATAgctactcaacaaatgtttgcttaataaatgtattttgcaagACTCAAAGACTTAATATATATACTGACATCATTGctctctcaaaaaatacatttatggaaATGTATCCATTTCCAATTTTTCATTTGGGGATGCAGGCTATCCAATACATCCCTTCCCCCTGGAACCAGCAGCCTACCCAGAGATAGAGTTGCTGAGGACACTACAATTATCATTTCTAGAGAAAAAGGTGCAGAAAGTCTAAGGGAAGAAAGCTCAAAGGTACCGAGAAATCTGGGTTTTACTGCTTTCTCTCCCAAACACAGAAGGTGAGACCTTCCTCTAAAATATCTCCATCCCTAAGTAAGTTTTCCCATGTATTAAGGATCAGTCCAAAGAATTTGGTGAAGCGTAATGAAGCaatgtaagtattttattttataaagaaaaaagaaaattcacagtaGGTGAATGTTTTCTTGGCCTTAGGATTGTTAATACATTTAAGCAGGTATGGAGTTCAGGCTTTAAAACTGAACACATTAGACTGTAGATGGAGCCTCCCCAAATTGAACAGAGTAAATACTCAGGTCTTAAGGtctatataaatcattttaattttttttttgagacagagtcttactctgtcgcccaagctggagtgcagtggcatgacctccgctcactgtaacctctgcctcttgggttcaagtgattctcgttcctcagcctcccgagtagctgggattacaggtacccctcaccatgcccggctaatttttgtatttttagtagagacggggtttcaccatgttggccaggctggtcttgaactcctgacctcaagtgataggcccgcctcggcctcccaaagtgctgggtttacaggcatgagccaccgcacctggccaactcattttaattttttttaaagtttaaaacttgCATCtttaggcctggcgtggtggttagtattaaaaacagtttttttctttgagatcctTAAGATTTTTGTACATCTTAATCTTCTACTGTATTCTCTTAtctatttggaaatttaaatttctaataagCAGTCTACTGCCATAAGTGTGTGTGGCACCTTATAGAAGGCACAAATTACACAGCTAAGAGTAAACTCCTGTTTTTGGTATCAGAGTTTATACCACCAACAGTGGGGGCAATGTCCAATGTTATACTCATTTGAGATCAGACGTTCCTTGTGGCTTTCTCATTTTGAAAGCCAgtaacatgtatgtttatagttttattagAGGATCAGTAAAATTATTAATAGTAACACACAAGAATTTCTGATTCACTTTTTGACTTGCATTATAGTTCAAAACCAAGTGCTGAGGCACTGCTTTACCAGCCAGAAATGCCATTGTCTCCTCTCACTTACCTATAGTAGGAGTAGTAGGTTTGTTACTAACAGCACCAACACTTAATCGTGGAACTAGTCTCCCTTGGTTAGGTCCCTAGgggatttaaaaagcaaattaatgtTAAGATGTGACACCTAACTTTACCAGGAATGAAATTAGGATTGCTGATGTAAATGATCATGGATAATCCATGGCAAGAAAGTCCTGTTTTTGTTCTCTCAGTGTTCTAAATCCAACATTTAATCTGGGGTttgcataaacatatatacatgtctttatataaaaatagatatgaatacatatataatctTATGCAGTATTAAAGTTTAAGATAGAGTCTTATTTGAATGGGGATAACAGCtaactactttgtgatttgtaaTCTTAACTAGTCAATTTCTTAacccaaaaaagaataaaactcttATAGTggaacttcagaaaaaaaaggcagcctATTATAGGGAGAACTTTTTCAGTGGTGGGAGAGCTTTAGGTCATATTTCAGAAAGCTGGCCCAATTCCTGATGGTATCATTCCCTCTGTTATTAGGCCTCACTAAAAAACTAAGATATAGTGGAAAGATTGGGAGTTATGAGGTTTGGAATCAGTCCTAGCTTGGCTACCAACTTCACAAATGAGTTCAGGCCCCGCTTCCTGATGTGAAAAATGACTGTTGAATTAGATGAGCACTAAAGGTCCATCTagctcaaaaaatttttaaaattaaaaaaattctagtaaGTTATCTTAACCTTTAATCTACTATACTAGCTACAGGAATTTGCTTTTCACAAAGTCCCCTATCATattccaccttttaaaaaaagaaaagttgactAAAATTTCTTACCTTTTTAATTAAGGACTTCAGCCTATAGTTTGGAGCTGTTAAGCAGTATCTATCAGGTGGCAGTCTAGGTCCTGCATATGGCTTAATCAGTGGCAAAGGGGTTTGATTTTTCTGCCTTGCGATATCcagtaaaaacttaaaaaaaaaatccttattagaactacagtttaaaaaattgtaagtaaaaataacttcaaatcCAAGTTTGCTCACATCTCTTGGGGGAGGAGAGGTAAAAGATTGGTCAGCACGACACTGGATTGCCAGTCTCACATCATCTGCATCAACGTTAGGTTTCTTAGCATGGCTCGAATAAATTTTTGCATCATCCAGAATTGTAGTCACATaacctttaagaaaaaaacaatcttttcTTAAACATATGAAGACAGCTTAATATTTATGGCTACTTAAAAAAAGTTTCCACTAATTTGTAGACAGTTTataaattttgtggttttttgtagagacagggtctcactatgttgcccaggcataactcaaactcctggcctcccgcctcagcctcccgaagtgctgagattacaggtgtaagctactgtgTCCAGCCTAAATGCTGATTTTAATAGGTAATTGTCCTGTCTATATGATCAGTTTTAAACAGATATCACAGTATGAATACTACTGTCCCCTAGCATGAACTCCTTTTTAGTTCTTCAGGCTGAATTCTACGATACTGTTAACATAATTTGGTTGAAAATGTTCttacaaggctgggcgcggtggcttacgcctgtaatcccagcactttgggaggccgagatgggcggatcacttgagtcagtaGTTCGaggcctgcctgggcaatatggcgaaactccctttttactgaaaatacaaaacttagccgggcatggtggcaagtgcctgtagtcccagctcaggaggttgaggcatgagaatcgcttgaacccaggaggcggaggctgcagtgagccgagatcccgccactgccctccagcctgggcaacagtgagtccctgtctcaaaaaagaaaagaaaagaaaatgttcttacaataaaaatatcttttctagTTCACAAGTTAGGCAAGTTTTTGGTGTTTCATTAACTTACGGAAAGCAAATTCCAACATTTGATTTATAACCCTTGGTTCATACTCTGTGATTCCCATATCCTTCAGGATCTGTGCCATCACCTGTGGATTCAAATAAAAACGCCAGATGCAGAATTTGGTACTGGAAATCAAGGTTGGACAGAAGGgtagtatttatatttatgataCAAGGTTCCCCTTCTTTGGGCTCCAAAGTCCTACTCACCCTTGTCCTCCCAAGTGAGTCAGTGATCACACCAAATCGCATAGTATGCTTTTgcagaaaacttttatttttattttttggcggggttgggggcggggtggggggcaaAGAGAAGACAAGTTGGCTTCCCCAGCAGAGGTAGGGATAGGTCCAGCTGGTTGTCATTTTTGGCTGTGGCGGCGGGATAAGCTAGCATCAGAACCCTGGACGCAAAGTCAGGGCTGGCAGATAGGTAGAGACGAGGGGGCGGCAGGGGCCCGAAGCCCAGGACACAAAGCTGGGCAGCCGTTCCGCAAGCTCCGCTGGACCACGACCCTCTGGCAGAGCTTGGCCCGAGCGGCGAGATAGGGGCCCGGGGGCATCCCCATCACCCTCTCCTCCTGACGACCCTGACCAGACTGAAACGAGCGTGCGAGCCCTCCCTCAGGCCCTCAGCGTGGCCCTGCCTCGCAGGTCCCTGGCTGCACCTGGCTTCGCGCTCCGCCGCTCATCCTTCCCACTTACCAAGGCATCTCTCGGAGCGTTCTTGGGAGGCGCCATCTTGCCCGACTCCATATTATCCAGCCACTCGTCATCGgaggacagaggagagagagaggagctcgCGGGCTCCTCGCTCAGGCTCCACCCCTgcggggagagggaggagggaagcggAAGGCGGGGTTACGTGCCTGCGGGGGGCGGGAGTTTCAGCAAGACGCTGGCCAGGGGAAGAGACGCGCTCGGGCGCCGGAGCTCAGGATTGGAAGAAGCAGGTAATCCTTCCCCGTGGAGCCTGCTGGGGGCTAAAAGAAGTAGAGGAGCCGAGAAGCTCGACTCCCCAGAGTTGTTCTCCGGCAAAGGGCACCAAATGGGCCAACCTCACCTTTGCGGGGGTCCCTCCTCACACCTCCATGGCTACCACCTTGGCCCCTTTCGGCTTCCCGAAATTCCAGACCCAGTCAATGTTAGGGCTGCTTGGTCCA
This portion of the Macaca thibetana thibetana isolate TM-01 chromosome X, ASM2454274v1, whole genome shotgun sequence genome encodes:
- the TAF9B gene encoding transcription initiation factor TFIID subunit 9B isoform X2; protein product: MESGKMAPPKNAPRDALVMAQILKDMGITEYEPRVINQMLEFAFRYVTTILDDAKIYSSHAKKPNVDADDVRLAIQCRADQSFTSPPPRDFLLDIARQKNQTPLPLIKPYAGPRLPPDRYCLTAPNYRLKSLIKKGPNQGRLVPRLSVGAVSNKPTTPTIATPQTVSVPNKVATPMSVTSQRFTVQIPPSQSTPVKPVPATTAVQNVLINPSMIGPKNILITTNMVSSQNTANEANPLKRKHEEDDDNDIM
- the TAF9B gene encoding transcription initiation factor TFIID subunit 9B isoform X1; this translates as MESGKMAPPKNAPRDALVMAQILKDMGITEYEPRVINQMLEFAFRYVTTILDDAKIYSSHAKKPNVDADDVRLAIQCRADQSFTSPPPRDVSKLGFEVIFTYNFLNCSSNKDFFFKFLLDIARQKNQTPLPLIKPYAGPRLPPDRYCLTAPNYRLKSLIKKGPNQGRLVPRLSVGAVSNKPTTPTIATPQTVSVPNKVATPMSVTSQRFTVQIPPSQSTPVKPVPATTAVQNVLINPSMIGPKNILITTNMVSSQNTANEANPLKRKHEEDDDNDIM